In Carya illinoinensis cultivar Pawnee chromosome 10, C.illinoinensisPawnee_v1, whole genome shotgun sequence, one DNA window encodes the following:
- the LOC122279851 gene encoding uncharacterized protein LOC122279851, protein MDLPTTTVEHVPETIEDEQEGSPLFKCDLYDTEIVHKIALVFILGLATACVDNTTGDMFRSPASVAVDTRKELVDYLSQRSGNFVTEFIILEGGPEAEASDHPFDIISDFVDDFSSSKRNLFSRVSGWLLSEKREDKVDDFIQEMEINGFWLLDGREAIAQTLLKNAFHCNMKFDSAEELDAHVHHFSFRSMTCTNEGCNARFCALHLDKHDAVCPFKIIQCEQKCSDRIIRREMDRHCITVCPMKLANCPLYAVGCQSTIPYCMIEQHCSDTLSSHLLYILQGIHKEASMEDLKRWAEQPEKAASSGQLAEARDMRSLTSKVKDIEAKWRPFEVHITNKDIEENMEISNTANGLDVRSPHQEQRYSRGMETSNLADTSSKAES, encoded by the exons ATGGATCTTCCTACGACTACTGTGGAACATGTACCAGAGACAATTGAAGACGAGCAAGAGGGAAGTCCATTGTTCAAGTGCGATCTCTATGACACAGAAATAGTTCACAAGATAGCTCTAGTGTTCATCCTAGGATTAGCTACAGCTTGTGTTGACAACACAACGGGTGATATGTTCAGGAGCCCCGCTTCTGTAGCTGTTGATACCAGAAAAGAACTGGTGGACTATCTTTCTCAGAGAAGTGGAAATTTCGTCACTGAATTTATTATCTTAGAAGGTGGTCCGGAGGCAGAAGCATCTGACCATCCCTTTGATATTATTTCCGATTTTGTTGATGACTTTTCAAGTTCAAAGAGGAACTTGTTTAGTCGGGTTTCAGGATGGCTACTGAGTGAAAAGAGAGAAGacaaggtagatgattttattcaaGAGATGGAAATAAATGGGTTTTGGTTGTTGGATGGGAGGGAAGCAATTGCACAGACTTTGCTCAAAAATGCATTTCACTGCAACATGAAATTCGACTCTGCTGAAGAACTTGATGCACATGTTCACCACTTCAGCTTTAGATCTATGACCTGCACAAATGAGGGTTGTAATGCCAGATTTTGTGCGCTTCACTTGGACAAGCATGATGCAGTTTGTCCCTTCAAGATAATTCAATGTGAGCAGAAGTGCTCAGACAGGATCATCAGACGCGAGATGGACAGGCATTGCATAACTGTCTGTCCAATGAAGCTTGCGAACTGCCCTTTGTATGCAGTGGGTTGTCAATCAACGATACCTTACTGTATGATCGAACAACATTGTTCAGATACCCTCAGTTCGCACTTGCTATATATTCTTCAAGGCATTCACAAAGAAGCATCTATGGAGGATCTGAAACGATGGGCGGAGCAACCAGAAAAG GCAGCATCATCTGGTCAGCTAGCAGAAGCTCGAGACATGAGATCTTTAACATCTAAAGTCAAGGACATCGAGGCAAAGTGGAGACCATTCGAAGTCCACATCACGAACAAGGATATTGAAGAGAATATGGAGATTTCAAATACAGCAAATGGCTTGGACGTACGAAGCCCACATCAAGAACAAAGATACTCAAGGGGAATGGAGACGTCAAATCTGGCAGATACCTCAAGCAAAGCTGAAAGTTAA
- the LOC122279258 gene encoding pentatricopeptide repeat-containing protein At5g04780, mitochondrial-like has translation MIKWSIKIWSLLSLQNHLRQRPYLTFEPVTLPTTFLFPAKFIQSYVKFGGDQQIATILSSIHKGSLTPSSISYSKLLSQCIASKSVSSGMEVHAHVVRFGLSEDRNVRNHLVNLYSKCRCFGYARKLVEESTEPDLVSWSALISGYAQNGLGKEAIWAFHEMHLLGVKCNEFTFPSVLKACSVTKDLGLGKQVHGIVVVTGFEFDVFVANTLIVLYAKCEEFRDSRRLFYAIPEQGVVSWNALLSSYVQCGFCGEALDLFQEMVLNGISPNEFSLSSILSACSGLGNGGQGKKMHGYLVKLGYDYDPFSANALVDMYAKVGDIEDAIIVFEEIAQPDIVSWNAVIAGCVFHGNHDWALKLFGQMRRSETRPNMFTLSSALKACAGMGLKELGRQLHSRLIKMDTESDLFVGVGLVDMYSKCHMMHEARMVFNLMPNKDLIAYNAVISGHSHNGEDMEAVSLFAEMHKEGIGFNQTTLCTVLKSTASLEAINVSRQLHALSVKFGFHSDIYVINSILDAYGKCSHLDDATRTFEECPIGDLVAFTSMITAYSQYGQGEEALKLYLQMHDMGIKPDPFVCSSLLNACANLSAYEQGKQVHVHALKFGFMSDVFAGNSIVNMYTKCGSIDDADRAFSEIPERGIVSWSAMIGGLAQHGHGKRALQLFNQMLKDDVSPNHITLVSVLCACNHGGLVSEAREYFDSMRELFGIEPTQEHYACMIDLLGRAGKLDEAMELVNTMPFEANASVWGALLGAARIHKNVHLGRHAAEMLLTLEPEKSGTHVLLANIYASAGMWENVAKVRRLMKDSMVKKEPGMSWIEVKDKVYTFIVGDRSHSRSKEIYAKLDELAALMNKAGYVPMVEIDLHDLEQSEKERLLFHHSEKLAVAFGLIATPPGVPIRVKKNLRICIDCHTAFKFICKIVSREIIVRDINRFHHFKGGLCSCGDYW, from the coding sequence ATGATCAAATGGAGCATAAAGATTTGGAGCCTCCTTTCCCTCCAAAATCATCTTCGCCAACGACCTTACCTAACGTTTGAACCCGTTACTCTACCGACCACTTTCCTCTTCCCTGCTAAATTTATCCAATCCTACGTTAAATTTGGCGGAGACCAACAAATTGCAACTATTCTAAGCTCAATCCATAAGGGGAGTTTAACACCCAGCTCTATATCCTACTCCAAGCTCCTCTCACAATGCATTGCTTCCAAGTCTGTAAGTTCAGGCATGGAAGTCCATGCCCATGTAGTTAGATTTGGATTATCTGAGGACCGGAATGTTAGGAACCATCTGGTAAATCTGTATTCAAAGTGTCGGTGTTTTGGGTATGCCCGGAAATTGGTTGAGGAAAGTACTGAACCGGATTTGGTTTCTTGGTCTGCTTTGATATCTGGGTATGCACAAAATGGGCTTGGTAAAGAAGCTATATGGGCCTTTCATGAGATGCACTTGTTGGGTGTCAAGTGCAACGAGTTTACATTTCCAAGTGTTCTTAAGGCGTGCTCTGTAACGAAGGATTTGGGGCTAGGGAAGCAGGTTCATGGGATTGTGGTGGTGACAGGGTTTGAATTCGATGTGTTTGTTGCAAATACTTTGATTGTATTGTACGCAAAATGTGAGGAGTTTCGGGATTCAAGGAGACTGTTTTATGCAATTCCAGAACAGGGTGTTGTTTCATGGAATGCATTGTTATCTTCTTATGTGCAGTGCGGTTTCTGTGGGGAAGCACTAGATTTGTTTCAGGAGATGGTTTTGAATGGAATTAGCCCAAATGAGTTTAGTTTGTCAAGTATACTGAGTGCTTGCTCGGGTTTGGGGAATGGTGGTCAAGGAAAGAAAATGCATGGGTATTTGGTAAAGCTTGGATATGATTATGATCCATTCTCAGCAAACGCACTTGTTGACATGTATGCAAAAGTAGGAGATATCGAAGATGCAATTATTGTTTTCGAGGAAATTGCACAACCTGATATTGTTTCCTGGAATGCTGTAATTGCTGGCTGCGTTTTTCATGGGAACCATGATTGGGCTTTGAAGTTATTTGGGCAAATGAGAAGGTCAGAAACACGTCCAAATATGTTTACCTTATCAAGTGCTCTTAAAGCTTGTGCTGGAATGGGGCTCAAAGAATTGGGTAGACAGTTGCACTCTAGATTGATAAAAATGGACACAGAATCAGATTTGTTTGTGGGTGTGGGTCTGGTAGATATGTACTCAAAGTGCCATATGATGCATGAAGCAAGGATGGTTTTTAATTTGATGCCAAACAAGGACTTGATTGCTTATAATGCTGTTATCTCTGGACATTCACACAATGGGGAAGACATGGAAGCTGTATCACTTTTTGCTGAGATGCATAAGGAAGGAATAGGATTCAACCAGACTACTTTATGCACAGTCCTCAAATCCACAGCTAGCTTGGAGGCTATCAATGTTTCTAGACAACTTCATGCGCTTTCAGTGAAATTTGGTTTTCATTCAGATATTTATGTCATAAACAGCATTCTTGATGCATATGGAAAGTGTAGTCATCTAGATGATGCAACCAGAACTTTTGAAGAATGCCCAATTGGAGATCTGGTGGCTTTCACATCCATGATCACTGCTTATTCtcagtatggtcaaggtgaggaAGCTCTAAAGCTCTATTTGCAAATGCATGACATGGGGATCAAGCCAGACCCATTCGTCTGTAGTTCCCTTCTAAATGCTTGTGCAAATTTATCGGCATATGAACAAGGTAAACAGGTACATGTTCATGCTCTGAAGTTTGGGTTCATGTCTGATGTCTTTGCTGGAAATTCTATAGTTAACATGTACACAAAGTGTGGAAGCATAGACGATGCAGATCGTGCTTTCTCTGAGATACCCGAGAGAGGAATAGTATCATGGTCTGCAATGATCGGGGGACTTGCACAACACGGCCATGGGAAACGGGCCCTCCAATTGTTTAACCAGATGCTTAAAGATGATGTTTCCCCAAATCATATAACGTTAGTTAGTGTCCTTTGTGCATGCAATCATGGAGGTTTGGTAAGCGAAGCCAGAGAATATTTTGATTCAATGAGAGAGTTGTTTGGTATTGAACCAACGCAAGAGCATTATGCTTGTATGATTGATCTCCTTGGCCGTGCTGGGAAATTAGATGAAGCAATGGAACTTGTAAATACAATGCCATTTGAAGCTAATGCTTCGGTTTGGGGTGCCCTTCTTGGTGCTGCAAGAATCCATAAAAATGTTCATCTCGGCCGACATGCTGCTGAGATGCTCCTAACGCTTGAACCAGAGAAATCAGGTACCCATGTGCTTCTTGCAAACATTTATGCATCAGCTGGCATGTGGGAAAATGTTGCAAAGGTGAGAAGGCTTATGAAAGATAGCATGGTGAAGAAGGAACCTGGAATGAGTTGGATTGAGGTCAAAGACAAAGTATACACCTTTATAGTAGGAGATAGAAGCCATTCTAGAAGCAAGGAAATATATGCCAAACTTGATGAGCTCGCTGCCTTGATGAATAAAGCTGGCTATGTTCCAATGGTAGAGATTGACCTTCATGATCTGGAACAGAGTGAAAAGGAGCGGCTTCTGTTCCACCACAGTGAAAAACTTGCAGTGGCTTTTGGTTTAATTGCTACTCCACCAGGAGTTCCCATTAGGGTGAAGAAGAATCTTCGAATCTGCATTGACTGCCACACTGCATTCAAGTTCATTTGTAAAATTGTCTCAAGGGAGATTATCGTGAGAGACATCAATAGATTCCACCATTTTAAAGGAGGTTTGTGTTCTTGTGGAGATTATTGGTGA